A single genomic interval of Camelina sativa cultivar DH55 chromosome 11, Cs, whole genome shotgun sequence harbors:
- the LOC104723665 gene encoding putative F-box/LRR-repeat protein At4g15060, with translation MSTIGESSLNPNKSLEDCEDVDNISQLPDELLLKVLLFLPTKVAVSTSILSKRWEFLWMWLPKLEYSSRDYSEDECARLQIQYDSSFYDVARLRDFIDCNLPLHRAPVIESFRLKLLNRPYQVNNVIISMWVLIVVSRCVRELNLNISCTRYPTGLPTSLYTCKSLVILKLKDMVHMGYVPRTASLPSLKTLSLRRVSYSGDMSLPKLLSICPVLENLYLERGDNFEDVSTFRVIVPSMLRLTLKITRRSGFEELVIDTPSLKYFKVTDYKGIYVLDFEKDSYSFDFKDMPNLEEAYIDSTYPDIEKFVRSITFVKRLSLCIPVNAEEALYREGIVFNQLKHLKICPCDPNWSKLLVRLLTDSPNLQELEVYISDDHKESNLDPLLRWDNEQNCVPECLLSSLETFKWTGIQGSRKVIDLAKYILRTARCLKAATIRFRSALETEDEREMVIQELLLCFRGLTTTHTTLMFSFI, from the exons ATGTCAACGATCGGAGAATCTTCGTTAAACCCAAATAAAAGTCTTGAAGATTGTGAAGACGTGGATAATATAAGTCAATTGCCTGATGAATTGCTATTGAAGGTACTATTGTTTCTCCCAACAAAAGTTGCTGTAAGCACAAGTATATTATCCAAGCGATGGGAGTTTCTTTGGATGTGGCTGCCTAAGCTTGAGTACAGTTCTAGGGATTACTCAGAGGATGAATGCGCGAGGTTACAGATACAGTACGATTCCTCATTCTATGACGTAGCAAGGTTACGGGACTTTATTGATTGTAATCTGCCATTACATAGAGCTCCCGTCATAGAAAGCTTTCGTCTCAAATTGCTCAATCGACCGTATCAAGTTAATAATGTAATAATCTCTATGTGGGTTTTAATTGTTGTCTCCCGCTGCGTCCGCGAGTTAAACCTCAACATTTCTTGTACGCGCTATCCTACTGGCTTGCCGACCAGTTTGTATACATGTAAATCGCTTGTGATCTTGAAACTGAAAGACATGGTTCACATGGGTTATGTTCCTCGTACGGCTTCACTCCCGTCCTTAAAAACTTTGTCCCTTCGACGTGTGTCTTACTCAGGTGACATGTCCCTTCCCAAACTTCTTTCCATTTGCCCAGTTCTCGAGAATCTATATCTGGAACGAGGTGATAATTTTGAGGATGTTAGCACATTTAGAGTAATTGTCCCGTCCATGCTGAGACTAACCCTAAAGATAACAAGACGTTCTGGTTTTGAGGAGCTTGTGATAGACACTCCTTCTTTGAAGTATTTCAAAGTTACGGATTATAAAGGAATTTATGTACTTGATTTTGAAAAAGATAGCTACTCCTTCGACTTTAAAGATATGCCTAACTTGGAGGAGGCGTATATTGATTCGACATACCCCGATATCGAAAAGTTTGTTAGATCAATCACATTCGTCAAGCGGCTTTCATTATGCATACCAGTCAATGCTGAAGAG GCGTTGTATCGTGAAGGTATTGTCTTTAACCAGCTAAAACATCTGAAGATATGTCCATGCGATCCAAATTGGTCGAAACTACTTGTTCGGTTACTTACAGATTCTCCTAATTTACAAGAGCTAGAGGTCTATATAAGTGAT GACCATAAAGAGAGTAATTTGGATCCACTGCTTCGCTGGGATAATGAACAGAATTGTGTTCCTGAATGCTTGTTATCGAGTCTTGAAACTTTCAAGTGGACAGGGATACAAGGATCACGAAAAGTGATAGATTTGGCAAAATATATCTTGAGAACTGCTCGTTGCTTAAAGGCTGCGACAATCAGGTTCCGGTCTGCTCTAGAGACTGAAGATGAACGTGAGATGGTGATCCAGGAGTTGTTACTTTGTTTTCGAGGTTTGACAACAACTCATACTACTTTGATGTTTTCATTTATATGA